gtccatccacttcTCTGTAGATGACCCAGTCTTGTTCCTTGCTgtttagtattccattgtgtatatatgccgTGTCCTCTTCATCCGTTCATCAGtagacatttaggctgcttctgtGTCCTAGTTGTTGTAAATAGCGCTGTAGTGCCCATCGGGGTGCCTATGTCTTTCTGAGTTACGGTTTTCTCGGGGTATACCCCTGgtaatggaattgctgggtcatactgtagttctgttttcagttttttaaggaagccCCATGTTGTttgccatagtggctgtatcagtttacattctcaccagcagtgcaagagggctgccttttctccacacctctccagcatttattgtttgtacctTTTCATTTTACTGATTCAGGTTTGCGCATCCTTATCAATATGAACTAGATCACTTTACGCCACCAGACTCAGTCCTTCAAAAGCCAGAGCCTCAGGTGAGTGCCGATCTTGGCTGATGGGTGGTTCCCAAGTATCCCAGGAAGAATCAGGTACATCGATGACTGGATGCAGTTTTGGCTTTCCTTAGTTGCTTTTATAGTATTGGGGTGGCCAAAAATTCGTTTGAGTTTTCccgtaagatgttatggaaagcCGAATGAATTTTCTGGCTACCCAAATAGAAGGGTGTGACTTCGGATTATTTCTTGGGCTCATAATTCACTTTTTCCGTTAGGGAAAGACGATGGTTCAtagtcttctccttctccctatACTTTTGTGATGCAGTTATACAGACCTATAGGAGAGACACCCTGCCACTTCGTGTCCACACTGGATGAACTAGTGGAACTCAATGAAAAGCTCCTGAAGTGTCAAGAATTTGCTGTAGACCTGGAGGTAATTTATTAATGACCTAGAAGGAAGTGTTTACGTTTTCTGTGAGTTCACCTATTCAAGAAGTATGAAATTAGTACTAATTTAAACCTGTTTTTTGGTAACAATCACATTACTTTATTTATTACTGATTTTTCAAAATCAATTTAACTGTAAGCCTGACAAAAATCCTTTTTTTCGCTGTTTCCCCTTCTTTCTGTGTATTTTAGCACCACTCTTACAGGAGCTTCCTGGGGCTCACCTGCCTGATGCAGATTTCCACCCGGACAGAAGACTTCATCGTTGACACTCTGGAGCTTCGCAGCGACATGTATGTTCTCAACGAGAGCCTCACAGACCCAGCTATCGTTAAGGTTAGCCAGCCTTTTCCCACTGTTACATGTGAGCACAGGATTTAAGTGCTTCCCAATTTAGTATTGTCGTCATTTTGGCATAGCCCCAGTAAAGATGAGAGAAAAAATTGTAACTTCCTCCActcaggtgggcttccctggtggctcagacgataaagaatctgcctacaatgcaggagacccgagtttgatccttgggtccggaagatgccctggagaaggaaagggcaacccactccagcattcttgcctggagaatcccatggacagaggagcctgatgggctgtagtccatggggtcacaaagagttggatactgagcgactaacaccagTAGGGTACCACACACTTTTGTTTCTAACCCTCTGTTAGAATAGCTAAAACTTAGCTCACCACCCAGAAAAATGTTAAAGCACTTTaatgaatactgcagtgagtcCTTGATCTCAAGATTGTTGGACTTAACGCTGTCCTTAAAGCTAGCAATGTGGCTTTCTTAGTCATCAGCTGTTAGCACTTACAAGCATGCAGTTAGGATTGTAGAGGACTGTGGCCCAAACTAAAAGAAGCATGTGAAACTGAACCATCTTTATCTTTATCCTGGCTTCCATTCCAGTGTCCTAATAACCTAGGGACAGAGTTCATTTCAGAGCATAAACGGCCCTGTGCCTCTGTACCGCAtggctttggttttattttcaggtCTTCCATGGTGCTGATTCAGACATAGAATGGCTCCAGAAGGACTTTGGGTTGTACGTGGTGAACATGTTTGATACCCACCAGGCAGCTCGCCTTCTTAACCTGGGCAGGCACTCCCTGGACCACCTGCTGAAGCTCTACTGCAGCGTGGAGTCAAACAAGCAGTACCAGCTGGCCGACTGGCGGATACGGTCAGTTTGTTCTTGATGAGGAAACAGGGCTGgcagagggaggcctgggtggtTGTTAACCCCACTGTGGAGACCTGCGCACAGGCTGTAACGCCATTTGgatctctctttctgttttttttttttaagtttatttttggctgcactgggtcttcattgttgcaagAGGGCCCACTCTTTATTGTAGcgcttgggcttctcattacagtaacttctcttgttgtggacccCAGCCTCAAGGGTGggtgggctccgtagttgtggtgcatgggcttagttcccagaccaggagtcGAAcacctgtcccctgcactggcaggcggattcttactcACTAGACCACCAGGTAGGTACCCCATTTGGATCTTGAGTTGAAAGTCATTGGGCTTTTCTCCGTTTGTTTTCAGTGGCATAAGGACAGCTGGAAGTTTTAGAATAATATAGAGTTTATGTTGGACTGATTATGTTACATAGAGGAGAATGTTAATAAATTTCAGTTTAGTTTTGtgatgtgaaatatttaaaacttctaAAATGGAAGTAAATTTCGTTTAAAAAATGCTTCATATTTATTGAGAAGGAAATTAGATTGTACTTGAgcataaattataagaaaaattaaagtaaaaagaatgtttCATATTTGAAAAAGTCAGGAATTACTGTCTTACATAAATAGTGCATCATGCTTCATGGAAATAGTTGAAATTGCCATGCCATGTCAGCATTTGTCCATGGCAGTCTCTTGTTTGTAACCCACGTCTCCCTGGTACATGTGTATGAAATGGTCTCCCATTAGTGTGAGAGAATTCTAAGAACAGAGGTGACTTAGCCTTGTAATCAGTATTTACTGCAATCTAAGTAATTTATAGTGGAGTAATTACTGTATAGTAATTTACAGTATAATAAATATAGCACATagtaaataaatactatataaatataatatttatagtaTAGTAATTTATAGTGCTTACTATAATCTAAGGCTGTTACGGAGTCTTGCCACACTTTGTGGGATTCTTGCTCCCCTTGGTAATGTTCAGATGGCTGGCTTCCTCTCTGAGGCTGTAGCTGTTGTATGCAAAAGCACTAAACTCTTCTGCACATCTCATGCCAGAATTTCTCAGGAGAATTTAGTAAAGAACTATAAGATGAGAATTGATAAAAGCTGAAAACCACTTCCTTTTACCTGACCATTGCCACATGCCATGCAATGGGATAGGATTCACACCCAAGGCAGGGCCCTGATTTTTAACCACATCGTTGCCCTGCTGCCCCTTCTGCCCAGTTGTGGAAAGAGCGGCTTGTCCCATGAGGATGCCTGAGAATCTGGTGGGGCTGTAGTATTGGCCAGGGGAGACTCTTGGACTTCAGCAGGAACCCACAGGGTAGACGAGTCAAATTGCCACCTCAGGGGAAACCAGTGAAACAGCGTTCTCTGTTGCAATCCTAGACCTCTGCCTGAGGAAATGCTGAGCTATGCCCGAGATGACACTCACTACCTGCTGTACATCTATGATAAGATGCGGCTGGAGCTGTGGGAGCGCGGCAACGAGCAGCCCACACAGCTGCAGGTGGTGTGGCAGCGCAGTCGCGACATCTGCCTCAAGGTACAGCCCGGGCCCAGGTTCCACTTGGGTCCCTGTGCTCTGctttgctcttttatttatttttaaaaacttttttaatgagttaatttattttggctgcactaggtctttgttgctacacacaggctttctctggttgcacaAGTGGGGCCAACTCTCTAGCTGGGGTTTGTGGGCTCCTCGCTGTAGTGGCTTCTCGTTgtagagcatggactctaggcacaccggctcagtggctgtggcggtGCTCGTCTTCCTTGTGGTTTACGTTCATGAAAGAGCCCAGTGTCCTGAAGAGCCCAGGACACAGTACTGATTCCCACTTATCTTGAGCATTCTTTAATATTTTGCAGAAATTCATCAAACCCATCTTCACAGATGAATCTTACCTGGAACTCTATAGGAAGCAGAAGAAGCATCTGAACACACAGCAGTTGACGGCCTTTCAGCTGCTGTTTGCCTGGAGGGATAAAACAGCTCGTCGGGAAGATGAGAGTTACGGGTAAGGACTATCAATCCCTTTCATTCTTGCTAGGTGTGGTGACAAGGAAATAATGGGCTTTTTCAACTCTCTTCACCATGAAAGTTGATTATGTTTTCCCAGGGTTACAGCACATCATGGAGCTTGTCGGCAGAATTTAATGGGATCCTGTTGTGTGTTTTATTCCAGATACGTCCTGCCAAACCACATGATGCTAAAGATAGCTGAGGAGCTGCCCAAGTGAGTGAGGACTGATTAATGTGCTCCGACTTCCTCAGTAGAGAAAGTGCTGTCTTTCAGATCCAGCTTCCCTGATTGTTGTTACCTCAGGGCTGTTTACTCAGAGCAGATTAGTGCTCTGAGGAAGTTAGCAAGTccaagaaatgcagaatctctgcCCGTGCACTGCCATTTAGGAAGCAGAGCTTCTGAACTGGAGCTATTTCCATGTTTATCCCTTATATGGACTCCCATGTaagtctctgggcttcccaggtgtctcagcggtaaagaatccgcttgccaatgcaggagacatgggttcgatccctgggtagggaagatcccctggaggaggaaatggcaacccactccagtattcttgcctggaaaatcccatggacagaggagcctggtgggctacagtccatgggggtcacaaaagagttggacacaactgagtgacttaacagcagcctCAGCGTGTAAGTCTCTGAGCCTGGAGCATCCActttaaaggagagaaaatgtCTCAGACTCTTTCATCTGTACCTCCTTCTGGATTAAGGTGTCTCATGATTTTAGATGTCTTATGATGTTAATTGGAGTATAAGCAAAGAACCAAACTCAGCATCACCTGGCACCTCCTTGCAGGGTTGCAGGTGAGCAGAGCTGTGGGGCTGCGTTCCAGCCCACCCTGAGAGCAGCAGGCAGCAGTAGGAGGCGTCTGCTCAGGGCTGAGTGCAGCAGAGAACACATCTTGGAACAGCCAGTGGGGCCACCCTGACAGACCGTGTTCCCTCAGTTCTCACCTGAGCACCTACACTCTGGCTTCACCGCGTTGTTGTTCTTCCCTGTAGCCTTTGTGGGCCGAGCTTCTGGGCAATGTTGAATGTGTTCTCTTCCTTCAGGGAACCTCAGGGCATCATTGCTTGCTGTAACCCCGTGCCTCCTCTCGTACGGCAGCAGATCAACGAAATGCACCTTCTGATTCAGCAGGCGCGAGAGATGCCTCTGCTCAAGGTAAGAAGCTCCCCAACTCCAGAGATTCTCAGCTCTGTCTGCTGGCATCTTGCTCCGTATAATCTCCTTCACACGTGAGTCGTCtccattctgaaaaaaaaagctggaggaaATAATAGGATTTAGGAAATCCAGTGGGTGTGTCTTTATGATAGTCAGAAGCTAAAGTtcatccttctttaaaaaaaactatttatttatttttggctgtgctggagcATCGTTGCTGTATTTGCGGCAAATAGGAGctaatcttcattgcagcatgcaggcttctcattgcagtggcttctcttgctgccaagcacaggctctaaggcacgcaggcttcagtagttgcagaacttgggctcagaagttgcagttcccgggctctagagcacaggctccacgGTTGCGGCACACGAACttcgttgctccacagcatgtggggtcttctcagaccagggattaaacccacgtctcctacattagcagacagattctataccactgagccaccagggaaaccctcatcCTTCTTTCTCTGCAACCTTGTCTTTATTAATCCAAGGGCCCGTGATGTCTCATGATGTCTGATGATGGGCTGGTTAGCTGTTGTCCCGAGGCAGTCAGCCTTGCAGGGTAAACTGGAGTGGGGATCTCAGCACAGAGACTGCATTTTGGAAGCCTGGCAGTAGTCCAAAGTGAGATGATAAGAGCCCTGATGAGTGTGTCAGTCACAGGAATGGAAGGGAAAAGACAGGTTCAGGAAACACCTTCAAAAGCAAAGACTGATGGGACTTCATAACAGGTGGTGACAGTGGCTGCGGTTCTTTTCTGAGCACCATGCTAAGTACTTTAGAGGTGTTCTCTGAATGGCAAGTAGAGTTGAAGATAATGGAAGTGGAGTCAAGGACCACTCACTCCACACAAGAAAGCCGAGGTGATAAGAAACAGGAGCACCCCGGAGAGAAGGGAATTCAGAAAGAGCTAACTGTGAAGAAGATGCTAAAGTTTAGGCAGATTTAGGTGAAAGCAGGATGCCCAGCCCGTAATACAAACCCGTACATACCAACACACCTGTGTTCTTGTGTAGATGTTAACAGTATGTCTACACAAGCTTATGTGTAggtttacatgtgtgtgtactttgttttgtttttaatccataCAAACATTTATTCTGCCCTTGCtatggggtgggagagagggtgTTCAGAAGGATATGCATGTTTcgatttgtgttttatttggcaCCGTTTTTAATGTTTTGTCTCAGTAATAATATTAGCATGTGTAAAACAtgtttgtaattttttgaaagattatTGATCACAGGCGACTTGAAATCAGCCCCTTTGAggtaaaaaagaagagaatctgAGGATAAGCACATTTAATGTCTTCACGCCAATATTTCTTTCTTGACTCCATACATTGCCCAGTAAAGAGCAAAACACCAGTGACTAGACAAAaatctttctcaaactctttgGAATCCTGTATTGTGCCTCACTGTGATAAAGGGTTTTATTCTTTCATCCAACAAATAATTACTGAGCACAAGTAATTACAGTGCCAGGCACTAGACGGGGTGAAGGGATGAGAGAAAGTCTCGGGCTCTTGAGAAACACCGTCTAGTGAAGAGACACGTGTgcactgagggaaaaaaagagaacgaGTGCGTCATCACATTTAGGGAACTTTCCTGACACCCTGTCTGTTTTGACTCTGTAGTCTGAAGTCGCAGCGGGAGTGAGGAAGAGTGGGCCGCTGCCCAACCCTGAGGTACCGTGATATGTTCGTTGTGGCTTtttcagagggagggagggagggggaaccAGTCACAGCCTGGACAGACCCAGCCTCCTTGACAGACACCAGGGCCTGTCATCTAGTCGCAGAGCTGCTGCCTGCCTGCAGGTCCTTCACGCCGGCCTGTTGCCTTCTTTTTGATACAGAGATTGGAGAATGTTCTCTTTGGCCCACATGACTGCTCCCATACCCCGTCAGATGGCTACCTTCTCATCCCAACCGACGGTAACGAAGAGGCCCCTGGCAcgtcctgggggtggggctgccTGGTGTGCCGCCCTGTGGGCTTGGCCTGCGCTGACTCCCCTCCCTGTAGGGCCTGTGCCGGTGCAGAAGCAGGAGGGCCTCCTCTCCGCCCAAGAAGACGAGGAGACCCTGCCAGACATCAGATGTCTCGTCGCTACCGCTGTCATCACATTATTTAATGTGAGTGACACCATCCGGGACGTGACCCAGACGGGGGGGATGTGCTGGCTTTATCAGACAGGAGGCCGTCTGCCGGAAGTGGAAGCCAGTGGCAGTGGGGGTGGGCGGGAAGCCCATTGGCCGGATGGTGTTTGCTGCCCTGATGAGGAGGTCTGTGAGGGGTGGTGGAGGGTTCTGTGTGCTGCCTGAGGAAATCCTCAAGGGAAGTGCCCCCAGGGAGCCGGACAGGAGCTCCAGGGACACATAAACAGGGGCCTTTCTTCCCCATTCATCTAAGGTCAGTCAAGGGCCAGTTTATCCTGATTCCCAGAAGGGGTAGAACAGTGTTTCCAGTGAACTCATAGCGTGTGCTGAGTGCACTTTCCTGACGACTGTTTTggatgaaaagaaggaaaaaagcctTTCTCCCCAGTCTGGCCCGTTAGATTAAGTGAGCAGCAGGAGGTGCAAGTACCAGGAAGTGGGTAGGAACTTGTTCTCCCCTCCCAGGGAGGCTGAGTAGAGACTCCATCCAGTGTGGCCCACTTGGGGACCTTGTTCCTGGAATCCGGCCTGGGACACGATAGAGCTTGTCTTGGTCGATCCCACCCAGCACGCTTCTCCTTTCCACCACAGACATGAGCTCTGGGTTCTGTGCAAAAGGAAGACCAGGGTGCATGTGCTGGTCAGGATGGATAGTTACTGAGATGaccagagaaaaaaggaaatcacaCGTAAAATCTGAATACAGCGCAAAATagatgtgaaagaaagtgaaagtgttagtcatttagttgtgtccaacttcttatgaccccatggactgtagcccaccaggctctgtccatagaattctccaggcaaaaatactggagtgggtggccattcccttcttcagggggtcttcctgacccggggatcaaacctgagtttcctgcattgcagacggattctttaccgtctgagccaccaggaaatgcaACAGATGTGGTAAGAAGGAAAAACTATAATTTCTGGAAAGAAGGAACtgagaaagagaagcaagaaTACTGTCTGGATAAAGACAGGTTTCATTCTTAGCACATATTCAGGTGGTAAGAAGCTGGGTGGTCCAATCCCATTCACAACTCTCCCATCATACTCAGATGTGGCACCAGAGCCAGGAAGGTGAAGTACCTCCTGCAAGATGTAGTAACTGTCTGGGAGtgaactttccttttctcttaaccACATATAGTCAGTCTTGTTTCAGTAGCCAGTGCAAAAAGAAGTCTAGGGCCTGCAGTTGGCCACAGAGTTCATTGACTCACCAAGGCGGTTAGGCAGCTAAAGATGTGAGCATGAACTTGTGGCTGTGTGGATGTGTAAGCACTGTGTGTTGTCTAGCAGAGGCTGCATCCGTGTTCCTGGTACGCAGGAAACCTGACTACAGAGAAGCCCAGGGGCTAGCGCAGGCTGATGTCCCTGGTGAGAGCGACATTCTTTTGCATAGTTTTGTTGGTCACCTATAAAGGTGTATGATTTTAACTTTCAGCTAATTTCAGGTTACAACCCCAGGTTCTCCAGTCAGCCAGATCTGGGCTTACATCCTTATTCTGCCCCTATTAGCTGTAAGGCTCTGGAAGACTTAATTAagctctctcagcctcagtttcctcatctgtacaatggtgAGAGTAACGCCACGTACCTTGTAGGTTGTAAGGATGTGGTGAGAACTCATTAATTCAATGAGTgtgtattgggacttccctggcactccaaggttaagactccacgcttccactgcagggggcacgggttcagtctctgattggggaactgagatctcatgTGCCGTGTGGCatgtccaataaataaataactttaaaaagtcagCTGTTGGCGTTATTACTGTTACTCCTCTTGCCGGCATCTAATATCATAAAATGGTCACGATTGTAAGCCATTGTTCTCTGTCCCTGCAGGAACCTAgtgctgaaggaaatgaaaaaagtcCATTAACAGTTGCACAGAAAAAAGCCCAGAACATAATGGAGTCCTTTGAAAATCCATTTCGGATGGTAAGTACTGGTTGCATATGTTAAAGGCTGACAAGAGGCAGAGCTTTCTGCAGCTGTAGGTGCCTTTTGCCTGAAAAAGGAACCGAGAGACTTCAGAGACCAGAGAAGCCTCACCACCGTGATGTCATCCCTGGCAGTGGGTCGAGACCCCGAGTCAGGTCTTCTGAGACCAAGTCAATAAGAGGACCCCACTTGAGGGCCAGGCAGCTGCGGCCAGGCTGACACTCTGCATTGAGGCCTCCTAAGATGTAACCAGCAAGACACCCACATCTGAGTGCCACCGAATTCTGGGTCCAGATTCTATTTCTCAGCGTTTAACATGACGGTTTCCATTTCTCCAGTTTCTGCCTTCAGTAGAACACCGGGCTCACATTTCTCAGTCAGCAAAGTTTGATCCATCATCGAAAATCTATGAAGTAAGTGGATTTGTCACCCTTTCTAAGAGTGAACTTTCTAAGAAAAGAGGACTTCTTAATTTCTTAAACCAGGTTTCTGTTCTAAACAAGCCCATCCTTGAACCTCCCTGAAAATGAGTGCAAGAAACACTTCATATATAAGCATTGTTTCCAGAGAGAGGAGCCAGACTTTAATCAGATTCTTGAAAGCTTTGGggaactttttaaagaaacaggtctttgttttttgtttttgtttttaattagagtTTAATTTACAAAGTATACAGTATACAGATATGAAATGTACAGCTTGATGCATTTCTGTTTGTGAATATTACTTCAGTGCTCTTAAAGATGACAGCTTAAATTTTGAAACATTCTGTTGTATGTTGTGTGGTTTGTTTTAACAGCATTTTAAGTAAGAGTAAGAATCCATGTTCCCTGGACCCCCATGAGATGTTCCTGGGAGCCGGCATGTTACTTGTCTGTTAAAAGCCCTCATCCTCCCTGTGGGAGGTGGTGCTCTGATCAGATGGGTGGCCTGGCTCCCTCTGCCCCCGACCCCACCCCTGCACTTCTCTTTAGGCCAGAGAGTCAGGCCAAGGGacgtccctggtagtccagtggttaagactccatgctccccagTGCAGGGACGAGAGTTCCATCCCTAATCAGGGCACTAAGATCCTAtgtgccatgtggcacagccgaaaaaaaacagaaaagagaatcaGGCTGAAACCCTGATGGGCCTCTGCCCTGTTGCTGTTGGTAAGCCTGCTGTTTTTAGAAATGGGGAGTCAGGTGAGGTTTCTGCTGTCTCTTCTCTTCCCCCCCGCTTGTGGCTTAGTCGGGGCAGCCATCTGTGCCCCCCCCATCCCCCTGCCCCGCCAGCCAGACTTAGCGTTTCCTGTCACCAAGATGTGTTCTCATGCCCCAGGTAAATGTGTCTTAAAGAAGCACATTAGACCTGCAGGAGTCCTGCCTTGAACACCATCTCTACCGTATATTAACCATGTCCCCTTGGATACGTTACTTAGCTTCTCCCAACCTATTTCCTGTCTGTAAAGTGGGGGTGATGATAGTACCTGTGCCTCAGGGTCATAGAAGGGACTGAATGGGTGGATATGCAGGCATCCAACCCAGTGCCTGGAATAATATAAGTACTTTATAAATGAAGCCAGCATGAGCTCTTATTTCTCCTGTCATTAGATACAGGATCATTAGATAATGGGACTTAGGACCTAGAATGTGTATAGCTACCAGTCAGCATGCTCTGCATCACCTCATTAAAAGAATCATCCTAGGCAGCTGAGTTTTGGAGatcttttgatgtgtttgttttcatttatagaTCAGCAACCGTTGGAAGCTGGCAAGCCAGGTACAGGTACAAAGAGAGCCTAAAGAAACTGCCAAGAAGGCGGCAGCAGAGCATACAGGTAGTGTAGCACCCACCGCCTTGTCAGCTCAGCTGGCGCCTTTGGTTGAGAGCAGCCCTGGCTTACTGTTCTGTCCAGCTACTCGAGCAAAGCTCCAGGCACAGCTGAGcagccccagccctcccctccatGGCCTCCCTTCTGCCCAGGGGTGGCAGACAGTGAGCCGGAGATGTGTGAGCTGTCAGGGCAGCGGTACTTAAcgcaaagagagaggaaggaagtgcTGCGGCTGGGCCTGGCGGGGCGTGGGCTGCTTCTGTACAGTAGTCCACGAGGCGGTCTAGTGAATGTGACATTGAGCTGAGACCCGCAGCCATCAGGGGAGAGTGTTCAGATTGGTGGCCTGGTAAGGCCAAGGCCACAGCTTGCAGTACTGCTCA
The sequence above is a segment of the Ovis aries strain OAR_USU_Benz2616 breed Rambouillet chromosome 12, ARS-UI_Ramb_v3.0, whole genome shotgun sequence genome. Coding sequences within it:
- the EXOSC10 gene encoding exosome component 10 isoform X1, with product MAPPSPRESKAQSATSAVKSDGEMVLPGFPDADSFVKFALGAVVAVTKASGGLPQFGDEYDFYRSFPGFQAFCETQGDRLLQCMSRVMQYHGCRSNIKDRSKVTELEDKFDLLVDTNDVILERVGILLDEASGVNKNQQPVLPAGLQVPKTIVSSWNRKAGEYSKKTKSETFRLLHAKNIIRPQLKFREKIDNSNTPFLPKIFIKPNAQKPLPQALSKERRERPQDRPEDLDVPPALADLIHQQRTQQVEQDMFAHPYQYELDHFTPPDSVLQKPEPQLYRPIGETPCHFVSTLDELVELNEKLLKCQEFAVDLEHHSYRSFLGLTCLMQISTRTEDFIVDTLELRSDMYVLNESLTDPAIVKVFHGADSDIEWLQKDFGLYVVNMFDTHQAARLLNLGRHSLDHLLKLYCSVESNKQYQLADWRIRPLPEEMLSYARDDTHYLLYIYDKMRLELWERGNEQPTQLQVVWQRSRDICLKKFIKPIFTDESYLELYRKQKKHLNTQQLTAFQLLFAWRDKTARREDESYGYVLPNHMMLKIAEELPKEPQGIIACCNPVPPLVRQQINEMHLLIQQAREMPLLKSEVAAGVRKSGPLPNPERLENVLFGPHDCSHTPSDGYLLIPTDGPVPVQKQEGLLSAQEDEETLPDIRCLVATAVITLFNEPSAEGNEKSPLTVAQKKAQNIMESFENPFRMFLPSVEHRAHISQSAKFDPSSKIYEISNRWKLASQVQVQREPKETAKKAAAEHTAARDQAQEEYRAAAEQAMSVRQQTALENAAKKRERATSDPRTTEQKQEKKRLKLSKKPKDPDPPEKDFTPYDYSKSDFKAFAGNSKSKPSSQFDPTKQPQSGKKCIAAKKVKQSIGSKSMSFPTGKSDRYVQDAIVAKETRGGLT
- the EXOSC10 gene encoding exosome component 10 isoform X2, encoding MAPPSPRESKAQSATSAVKSDGEMVLPGFPDADSFVKFALGAVVAVTKASGGLPQFGDEYDFYRSFPGFQAFCETQGDRLLQCMSRVMQYHGCRSNIKDRSKVTELEDKFDLLVDTNDVILERVGILLDEASGVNKNQQPVLPAGLQVPKTIVSSWNRKAGEYSKKTKSETFRLLHAKNIIRPQLKFREKIDNSNTPFLPKIFIKPNAQKPLPQALSKERRERPQDRPEDLDVPPALADLIHQQRTQQVEQDMFAHPYQYELDHFTPPDSVLQKPEPQLYRPIGETPCHFVSTLDELVELNEKLLKCQEFAVDLEHHSYRSFLGLTCLMQISTRTEDFIVDTLELRSDMYVLNESLTDPAIVKVFHGADSDIEWLQKDFGLYVVNMFDTHQAARLLNLGRHSLDHLLKLYCSVESNKQYQLADWRIRPLPEEMLSYARDDTHYLLYIYDKMRLELWERGNEQPTQLQVVWQRSRDICLKKFIKPIFTDESYLELYRKQKKHLNTQQLTAFQLLFAWRDKTARREDESYGYVLPNHMMLKIAEELPKEPQGIIACCNPVPPLVRQQINEMHLLIQQAREMPLLKSEVAAGVRKSGPLPNPERLENVLFGPHDCSHTPSDGYLLIPTDGPVPVQKQEGLLSAQEDEETLPDIRCLVATAVITLFNEPSAEGNEKSPLTVAQKKAQNIMESFENPFRMFLPSVEHRAHISQSAKFDPSSKIYEISNRWKLASQVQVQREPKETAKKAAAEHTAARDQAQEEYRAAAEQAMSVRQQTALENAAKKRERATSDPRTTEQKQEKKRLKLSKKPKDPDPPEKDFTPYDYSKSDFKAFAGNSKSKPSSQFDPTKQPQSGKKCIAAKKVKQSIGSKSMSFPTGKSDRGFRHNWPKR